CGATTGCAATAAGGGTTACTTGATACCGATAAATTAAGCGTAACATGATTTTTTCGGCATCTTGAGTGGCTTTTTTGGGTGGAGTCGGATACATCACATCTCCCTCTAAATAAGTTCCTAACTCATTGATTACGGCAATTTTGCATCCAGAAGCAAATCCCGGGTCAATTCCCATAACAATGTGACCAGCTAAAGGCGGCTGCATCAACAAACTTTTTAGGTTTTGAGCAAAAATTGTAATTGCATGTTTATCAGATACTTCCGTTAAATTACTGCGGATTTCTCTCTCCAATGAAGGATATAAATAACGATTTAAGCCTAACTTAATGCCTCCATGCCACGTCTCTTCAAATAGTAGGTTAGATGATACTTTTTCTTGCTGAATTATTTGCTGAAGTAGAAACTCTGAATCTCCGGTTATTTTTACAGATAAAACCCCCAAAGACTCGCCCCTATTTAGAGCTAAAATCTGATATGGCTTGATTCGTTTTAAATTACATTGAAATTCATGATAAATTTCAAATTTGGTAGCTTCTTTGTGCTCTGTATCTTTGACGGTGCTGGAAACAGTTCCATAATCCTGCAAGTGCTTTCTAACCAAAGCCCTATATGCGGTATTTTCGGTAATTTCCTCTGCAATAATGTATTGTACGCCATCTAAGGCTTCTTTTTGGGTGCAAATATCTCCTTTTAAAAAGGGATAAACGATTTCTGTGGGGTTTCCGGTGCGTGCTGTTTTTACAATTTCAACTAACGGGCCTAATCCGTTTTCTAAGGCAATAACGGCTTTTGTTTTCCTTTTTACTTTGAAGGGGAGGTATAAGTCCTCCAAAATAGTAGCATCTTCACAATTTTCTATTTGAAGTTGGAGTTCGGGGGTGAGTTTGCCTTGCTCTGTAATTGATTTCAGAATGGTTTTTTTTCTGTCTTCTAACTCCTGAAAGTAGTTAGAGAGCTTGATAATTTGGCGGATTTGCTCTTCATCTAAGCCGCCGGTTTGGGCTTTGCGGTATCGGGCTATAAAGGGAACAGTAGCCTCCTGTTCTATGAGGTTTAATACGGATAGAATATTTGCCGTAGGCAAAGAAATCTGCTTGGCTATTTTAATAGCGAGGTCTTGTATTTCCATAAATCTTCCTATTTGCTAAATTAATTTAGCAGGATACAGGTTTTTGTATGATGATTTTGTATTTATTTAGAGGCCGAGGTTGCCTAAGTTTAAGCCGGGGATGTTGGGTAGGTTCATATCTCCCAGAATATTTTGGGTAAAATGCCCCATCTCTTGCTGGTGGCGTTCTTCGGCAAGAGTTAAGGCTTTATTTAAGGCGGTGCATAATAAATCTTCTAAACCCTCTTTATCACCGGACGTTAAAAGTTCTTGATTAATAGTAATTTGCTTTACTTTTTTTGAGGCAGACATCTTTACATGAACCATATTTCCGCCTGCTTCGGCCTCCACAAAGATCTCGTCTAAGTGAGCTTTTGCCTTCTCCATATCTTGTTGCATTTGGCTAACCTTGCCAAACATATCTGCAAAATTCATCGTGAATAATTTTTCGGTAAAGTTACAAAGTTTAAATACATTTTGTTCAGAGAATTTTCTTTCTCTTTGGAATAATACAGCATTTTGGGAAGTTCGTTAATTCAGTGTTATTGCTAAAAAGGGTTATTCTATTTTTCTTTTTCCGTTAAATAAATAGCTTACTGACAGCCAAAAAGCGCGGTTATAAATCTTTATTTCATGCTTATTACCGCTTATTATGTAGCCATTAGCACTTTGAAAGATGTCAAAAAAACCATGCGTATATTTTGCACCAATGGATAAACTATAGGGAAGTTGATATGCTAAACCTACCTCAATTCCAAAATCCATTTTTTGTAGATATTTTGATTTGTCTTCAAATTGACTTGGATTGCCAAAAATACTGTGGTCAATAAAGGTCTTTCCGGTTTCATCTTTTCGATTTATTTGGGCATCTATCAATGCACTGATATAAGGCCCTGTATAAATCTGAACACCTTTGAAATAAAGTGTAGGGCTGATTGGGAAAAAGTCTAAATAATAGGTTTTAAATTGTGCAGAATAGTTTCCGTTGATGCTGTCAGTTAGGGTTACGCCTGCACCTTTCTGGTTAAAAAGTAGTTCATGTTTGAGGTAAAGATGTTTTTCGATTTTTGTATCCACCCAAATTCCAAGATGAAAGGCTGGTTGAAAGTTTGTCTCGTTATTGGCAAAAACGTAATCAATATCACTGCCATAAATATTGGATAAGCTAAAGCCTGCTTTTATGCCCCATAAAACGCTGCCGCTTTTAAATAAAGTATTACGAAATTTTGTTGTAGTGTCAATTTCTGTATTTTGTTTTGGATTTTGGGTTTCGGGTTTGTTTTGTGCGAATACAAAACTGCAACAGCAAAAAGCAATAAGTATGTTGGTTATCTGTTTCATTTTGCTGATTTTTTAAAAGTTAATATCCCAAATGCCGGCTGCTCTTTCTAACTCCACCAAAGCGGCAGCATAGGAATAAAGCGTTTGATAATAATCTTGCTGTACTTCGTTAAATGTTCTTTGTGCGTTTAACACTTCAAGTAGCGAAGTTTCACCCCGTTTGTAACTGTATATTTTTCCGTCTAAGACCGCTTGGGCTTCTGTAAGCAAGCCTGTGTTAAATTGCTGCACCTGTTTTTGCATAGAGAGATAATTAAAATAGGCTTGTACTACCTCATCTTGGATCTGTAATTCAATTTGTCGGTATTGGGTTTCTGCCTGCAAGCTACTGTAATAAGCTGTTTTGAGTTCACCCGGATGGTTATTAGAAAACTTTAGCGGCACAGAAATGCCTATGCCTACCTGTGCATAAGAGGGTGTTGGGGCAATAATGTTTCTATCATAAGAAGAGTAGGTTATACCAGTGGCAATCCCTAAGTCAATTATCCGGTTTGCTTTGGCTAATTGTAAGATGTGTTGCGATATATTTTTGTTTTGTAAGGCCACGGATAGGTCAGCGCGGTTATTTTGTGCCGTTATTACTAAATCGGATAAAATGAAGTTTCGTTCAAACTTAGAAAAATCACCTTGCGGTAAAAATAGTGTGTCGGTTTGCTTTACCCCTAATAACAACCAAAGGCTGATTAATGAGTTTTTAAATTGTGCATCTGCCTGATACACGTTGTTAAGCATCATTCCGGCTTCTAATTTACTTTGTCTTGCGTCCACTTGTGTGATTGAGGCCAATTTAAACCGGATACTGTCAGATTGAGCCAATTTGCTCATTTGCAGATATGAATTAGATAATATATCCAGCAGCAAATTATCTTTCATTGCTGCTAAAAAACCAAGTGTGGCATCTGCCCGAAGGTTGCGGAAATAATCTTGTAATAAATAGTGGGCAAGTTCTGCTTGGCTATTTGCTAAGTTAATCCTTGCCTTGCGTTTGCCCCCCAACTCCAATGTCCAATTAAGCCCTGAATTAAACCCGTAGCCCATATTCATCCTTCGCTGTCCATTATCAAAATAGCCAAAAATAATTTGAGGGTCAGGAAAGATTTTAGCAGTTTCTATCTGCGCATTGGCAATATTGATATTGAATTTTTGTGCCGCATAATTCAAATTATTTTTTCCAACTAATGCTAAATAGTCAGTGTAATCAATTTTAATTTGTACAAAAGAGGTATCAATAAATTCAGGTTTGTTTTGTGTAAATGCTTTTGCCACAAAAAGGCATATACACAATATAAATAAAGTTCTTTTCATCCTTCAGAAGATGTCTCGATGCCAAAATTATTGCCAAATTTCTTTTCCAGCAAATAATAGACTTTAGATAAGTTAATGTTTTATGAGAACAAAGATATTAATAAAAACAGAAATAGTTTGCTCAATAGAATAAAAAGATGATTAGCTATGTGCTCCAGTATGGCAAAATCAAAATCAGCCTTCAAAATAGGCAAAGGAAAGTTAGTAAATCAAACAAGTATAACAGAAAGTGACTTTGAATATTTGTTACCGTCTATTTTCGGCAGAATACTCTTTGAATGAGCTCGGCTACCCGTTGGTCATCTTCTATAATTAAAATTTGTATTTCAGCTATTTTTTTACAAAAATAACTACCTGTTGGCTCTATCTATGAGCTAAAATTTATAGTTATAGCCTAACCGAATTACCTGTGTTTCGTAGTAGTCTGCACTGGTGTAGCTAAATCCATTCCCCTGAATCTCTTTTTTGATGACCATTGTGTTTAATAAATCAGTTGCATTGAAAAATAATTCTCCTTTACTTTTTTGGATAGATTTTTTTAGCCCTAAATCCAACGAAAAACGTTGTCCGATTTTTCCTTGCGGAATGATGTCAGGTGCTAAATAAACGGCTATTATTTGCAATTCAACTTTTTTGGGTAAATGGAAGTTATTGTTTAGCTTTACGTTACCTGAAAAAATTGTCTGTTTTTCGGCAGAAAAAGTATGGGGAATAGGATAAAGGTTTTCTATTGAGAAAGCATTGATTTGGCTGCGATAAATAGTTGCATTGACGTTGAATGAATACCATTTGGCAGTTTCCTGGTTTAGTATAAATTCCATACCTGTATTGTAGCTTTTTCCTGCATTTTGAAATATGGCGTAAATTAAAGTACTGTTCGGAACAATGGTTGAAATTCGTGTAATGGTTGCGTTTGCAAAGCGATAATATGCTGCCGAATAAAAATAGCCGTTTTCCCAACTTGTTTTATACCCCAATTCAAATGAGTTGGTAAACTGTGGGCGTAATGCAGGATTACCGACTTTGATAATTTCTGCATCATCATATTTTGGGAAAATGCGAATGTCCACTTCATTTGGCCTATCTACTCTTCGGTTGTAAAAAAGTGAAAATTTATGGTGGTCATTAATTTTGTAAGCTAAACGAAAATTTGGAAATGGCTGAGTATAGTCATAACCACTACTTTTGTAGGTATTGTGATTGGGATTTACTTCATAATTGATATTTACATATTCGATTCTTAAACCTAATTCAGCTTCCCACTTGGCGTTTTCCAGAACATAGTTTCCATATAACGCCGGTATCACTTCTTTGTAAGTTGCCCAGCCGCCAGCACCCATATCTAAAACCGAATTTATTCCGGCAATAAAATTCATATTTGTTGGGATAATCCTATTCCTCAATTTTACACCTGTTTCAATTCTTCCATATTTCAAGGGTTGTATATAATCGACATTAAAATCATAAACTTGTTCATCAGATAATAGCTTAAAAGCGTCTGTCCCTGTTGAATTTGGCAAATAATTATCATAAAAATACTTTTCATCTTCTCTGTGAAAAGTATAATTAAACCCAGCATTTAACAAATGTCCGGCTTCTTTAAATTTATGCTGGTAAATTGCTGAGGCCATTATGGTTGTTTTTAGTTCATCTTCTAAAAACTGCCAGAGGCGAAGCCGTGTTGATAAATCCGCGTTAAAAAAAGGCTGGTCTCCTCGGTCAGTTATTTTTTCACTTCCAAACAAACCCGAGACAGTTAAGGTATTTTGGTCGTTAATATACCAATCAATTCCCGCTTTTGAAGTAAAAAAGTTCGTATTCCTGTTTCGTTTTAATTGTTGTTTGATAATTGTTTTATCATCATAAGTTCTGGCTACAAATTCGTTTTTGTTCAGCGTTTGCGTGTATAAGTTATCGGCCTGAAAAAAAACGTTTGTTTTTCTTTTTCTGTAATTGAAAGAGAGGGATGGGTTTATCTTTGGTGTAAAAGTATATTGTGGCCTGATGGTTGGTAAATTTTCTTTACGCACCCACAAAGCTCCTAAGCCCGTTGTGAAGCCAGCTTTTCCATTAAAGCCATCTTGTTTGTTTTTTTTCATTATAATATTGATAATTCCGGCATTACCGTTGGCATCGTATTTTGATGAGGGGTTGTTTATGATTTCAATTTTTTCGATGGCAGAGGCGGGGATGTTATCTAATCCGGTTTGGCTACCGAAGCCGGTCATTGCAGTTTGTTTACCGTCAATCAAGATAATTACTTTTTCGTTGCCTCTTAGCTGCACTTTTCCGTCCTGAACCGTAATGCTGGGTAAGTTTTGCATGATTTGCAAGACAGAGCCCCCTCCCTGGCTAATATTATCATCAACAGAATACGTTTTTTTGTCCATTTTTTCACTTACGTCATCTGCTTTTCCGGTTATCACAATTTCTTCTAAGGTTTTATTTTCTTCTTCCAACTCAATAGTTGCTATATTCAGAAACGCTGAGAGATTTCCTACAAAAAGTGCTTGTTTTTTAGTAGTATAACCGATGTAAGAAAGTTCCAGAAAATAATTATTGGGTTTGATACCTGTAAGGGTAAATCTTCCTTCATCGTCTGTAATGGTGCCGGTTACGAAGGAACTATCTTTTTCGGCTTTCAAAACAACATTTACAAATGGCAAAGCGGCTTTCTCATTTTTGTCTTTTACGACTCCCGAAAGTGTAATAGATGATATTTGGGCTGAAGAAATACTGGTTGAAAATAAGAGCAACATGTTGAGTACAAGTGTTGCTCTTAATAACGTTTTAGTCATTGTCGTTTTCTGGTTCTTCTTTAATAAAATTTCCGTTGCTGTCAAAAATCAAGTCTTTTCCTTTTACCTCTGCTTCGTATGTAACAACACCTTTGCTGCTGGTAATTTTTGTAGCTTCTTTGATTTTTTGCCCTGCGTAGTTTTTAGTAATGTAATCTTTCACTTTTGCAGGTAGCGCATCAACTTTGATTTCTATTTCTGTTTCTAAAATATTTCCTGAAGCGTCAATCAAAAGCGAATAATCAGTTTCATTAACTTCAAATTCTGCTTCGTAATTGCCTTTTTCTTTTTCCCATTTCAACTCCTTTGCGTTGGGGTAGTTTTTTTGTAATGCTGATTTTACAACTGCCGGAACTTCTTTGTCCGAAATTTTTTGTGCGTTGGCGGATAATACTGTGAACATTACGCTCAATAAAATTACTGTCTTTTTCATTTTCTTAAAATTTTAAATTTAATAAGGCAAAGGTGCAACCTGATTTAGAAGAAATTTAGAATTTGCGTAGCAATCACAAAAATTTTATTGTAAACGAATGAAACCCGTTTTCAAAAGCGTAGCTGATTTGCCATTGATAACGGTTGCAAATTTCTTTCACTATCGCCAACCCTAAACCGCTGTTGGTATTTTGTGAAGATGCAACAGCAAAACGTTCAAATAATTTTTCGTTGTTCAATGCTGTTTTTCCTGTGTTGGAAACTGTTAGTGTTTTGTTCGGAAAATCAATATCTGCACTGAAAGAAGTTGAAATGTTGATTTTTCCGTTTTCAGAATTGTGAATAATGGAATTGATAAGCAAATTACTGACCAGAATTTCAAGTAACGTTTTGTTGCAAACAACCGATAATTTTTCAGCAAAGGCTTGTCCCGAGCTTGTCGAAGAACCTTTATCTACAATAATTTGCTTTGTTGTAATATAGTCAGACAACAATTCAAGTGTTTCGTTTATTACTTCGGTTAGTTCAATAGTTTCAACTTCTGAAAACTGTTTGTTTTCAATCTTTGCTAATAACAACAAGTTTTTATTTATTCTTGTCATTCGTGCCAGTGGTAAATCAATTGCAGTTAGCAATTCTGCTTGTTCGCTTGTAATGTTTTTGTTTTGTAACAATAAATTTAACTTTGATTTTAAAATCGCCAATGGCGTTTGTAATTCGTGTGAAGCATTTTCAATAAATGTTTTTTGTTGGTTGTAAACTGAAATATTTTTATCAATCAGTTTTTGTAACGACTGATTTAGCTCTTCAAATTCTTTAATGTTTGTTTTATCAAATGAAATACCTTGTCGTGTAGTTAAGTCAAACGATTTTAGTTTTTCAAGGGTGCTGTGGAATGGTTGCCAAATTTTCTTTGAAAAGCGATTGGTAACAAAAATTAAAACACCTAATAATAAGCCAATTAAAACAACAAAAACGACGGCAATGCTTTCAATTAAATCTTCTGTTTCAACTAAACTAATTCGGGCAGTAAAAATGTATGGTTTATTTTCAATCACAATAGGTGATTGCATTACTCTATAGGGCTCTTTTTCATCATCAAGCACATCGAAAAAATCTTTGTAGAAATAAGCAGTATGCTGATTGGTATAAATATCACTCGGCTCTATTTTCATATCTCGGTTGTATTTATTCCAACTCTCAATTTCCGATTGTTTGAAATTTGGTAAATAATAATGTTTAAACTCTTTTTTGTACAAGTGCAATGTTTCATCAATATCATTTATGTATAAATAGACCATTGAAAAATAAAAGATTGGTGCAGCAACAAGTAAAACGATGATACTTGATACTATATAAACAAAAAATGTTCTATTTAAAAGTTTTACGCTTCCCATTTGTAGCCTGTTCCATAAATTGTTTTGATATAATTGCCGTAGCTCGCTTCTGTTAATTTCTTTTTTAGGTTTTTAACGTGGGCATAAACGAAATCATGATTATCAAACATATCGGCAATGTCGCCCGACAAATGTTCTGCCAATGCACTTTTTGAGATCACTCGGTTTTTATTTCCGATAAAAAACAGCAATAAATCCAATTCTTTTTTCGTCAATGAAATCTCAAATTCGTTCACTTTTACTGTCTTAGCTAACAAGTCGATCGTTATTTCGTTTTGCTGAATGATATTTGAACTGTTAAATTGTTTCCTGCGAATAATGGAATGTATTCTTGCTGAAAGTTCTGAATGATGAAACGGTTTTGCCAGATAATCGTCTGCCCCAATTTGTAACCCTTTTACTTTGTCTTCAATAGAATTTTTTGCAGAAATGATAATTACGCCGTCCTGTTTATTTTGCTGCTTTAAAAGTTCTAAAAGGTCAAGCCCGCTTCCGTCTGGAAGCATTAAGTCCAACAAAATACAGTCATATTGATAAACAGAGATTTTATCGGTTGCTTGATTGTAGGTTTCCGCTACTTCACACACATAGTTTTGTCCCGATAAGTATTTTACAATGTCTTGTGCTAATTCTTTTTCATCTTCTACAATCAAAATTTTCATTCGCCAAATTTACCATAGAAATCATGAACGCAAAGTTTATATGTAATTAATTATCTGATTTTCAATGGTTCTTTTGATAGTTTTTTCAGAAAAATCCTTCTGTTTATAACCTCAAATGAACTTCGATAAAGATTTAAAAAAACACCTACAAATAGATATTTTTTTGTGTGTAGAGGCTCTAATAATCCTTACATTAAGGGTTAATTTTTATAGATAATATGCTGATAACAAGGGGATTTCTGTACTCTGTTATAGGCTAATCAGTCGTATTCATTTGGTTCAACGTGGATTAAGACGTGCCCTAACTGTGGTATTTCGCTACGCAAGGTATCTTTGAGTTTGTGGGCGATTTCGTGTCCTTTTTTTACGGTAATATTAGCGTTTACGATTGCGTGTAGGTCCACGTGATATTTCATTCCTGCTTTTCTGATAAAACATTTTTCAGTTCCGGTAACGCCCTCAACTGTTAGGGATACTTTTCTGATGTCTTCAACGAGGTCATCATATAAATGTTCGTCCATTATTTCGCCAAGTGCAGGTCTAAAAATTTTATAGCTATTGTAAAATATAAATCCGGAGGCAAATAAGGCTGCCCAATCGTCTGCTGTTTCGTAGCCTTTACCAAAATATAAGGCAATAGAGATGCCAATTAGCGCAGCAACGGAGGTGATAGCATCACTTCTATGATGCCACGCATCCGCTTTTAGCGATGAGCTATTTGATTCTTTGGCTTTTTTCATTACTATTTGAAAAGAGATTTCTTTCCAAATAATCAGCGGGATGAGCACAAATAGTGTCCAGAACTTGGGGAGGTCGTGTGGTGTTCCGATATTTTGTATGCTTTCGTAGGCAATTACGGTTGCAGATGTAATCAGGAAGCCAACTACTAAAAAAGTGATTAAGGGTTCAGCGCGCCCGTGCCCATAAGGGTGGTCTTTATCAGCCGGCTTGTTGGCATATTTAAGCCCAAATAAAACTAAGAAAGAAGAAAAAATATCCGTAGTGGACTCTATTGCATCTGCAATAAGTGCATAAGAGTTTCCGAAAAAACCGGCAAGTCCCTTTATAATAGCAAGACTTATATTTCCCAGAATACTAAAATAGGTTGCTTTTATCGCTGTTTGTTCGTGAGAGATAGCCATTTTTATATTACAGTTAATAATTAAATTACTGAATATCAACATTTTATATTGATATTCAGTAATTTAATTATTTAGAGATGAAGTTATGCACTAAAAACCCAAATTTAGTAATTTGTTTCTGAATGCGTTTTACGAAGCCTGTTTTTATTTTTATCAAAAATCAGAATTTATAGGAGAAGCCAACGCCGAGGATTTCTTTAAATTGTGTTCTGGGGCCCAATACATCCGGTTTGCCGTCTCCGTTGGTATCTATAATGATGTTAATATCATTATCATACAAGAGATGGGTAGTTAGGTTGACGGATATATATTTATTTACTTTCAGGGCGATTAGGGTTTCCCAGCTAATATCTATATTTTCCGGGTGGTATAGATAGTTTGAAAATAAATCGAGTTTGGTGGTAAAGGAAACGTTTTTCAGGAACTCATTTTTAAAGTCATTTTTAGAGAAAATCAATCTCAGATAGCCTCCCAGTTCAATTCTGGATTTTTTACCTTTGGTAAGAACATTGCCCAGGGTGTCATAAGTTGCTTTTTCGACTCCAAAAGATCCGGCATTTGCAAGCGTTTGGTCATTTACGAGGGTGATTTTGGTGGTTATTGGTGCTATGAATAAGCTGAAATAACTAATTGGCTTGTAATCAAGCCCAATAGCTCCAATAATATAGGCAGGGGCAAATAAGGTTGAGATTTTTATGGAATCGTTTGGATAATTGTATCCGGGTGTCATTTGGGTTTTGAAGTTTAAGAGCCCTGCGTAATACCAATGATTGCTAAAAGCCTGCCTTCCATATTTAGACAGAAGGTCAATTTTATCATCTGTTTTTATGAATTTTGCGTTTTTTCCTTGTTTTAGGAGGCCATAGCCAAGGTCAAGGGAATTATCCCAAGCTGATTTTTCTTTTTTGTAATTGGCAAAGACACTCAGGAGGCTGTTTATGGAAATGGAGTTATCCCCTCCTGCTGCCCAATTGGTTAAGGAGGTTTGAGCAAGATTAATGGCGAGTATTCCGCCTTTTCGCCATCCTTGTGTGGTATCTGCTGATTGGGTTCTTAGATTTTTTTCTTTTTCGGTTGTCTGCGCAAAAACTGTTAATGAAACGCTGGTTATAGTAGCTAATAAGAATATCTTTGTAGTCATGTAGTTGATTTTCGACTATATTAAAGTTGAATTTTGAAGTCTATAACTATTCTGGGATAGATTTAGTTTTAAAAAAATCGTTTAGCTTAGTTTTTTTCTGCGATCCAGAGCATCGGGTCAATGGGAGTTTTGTCTTTGTAGAGCAAAAAATGAAGTTTGGTATCACCTGTTTCATACTCGGTTTTAACGATTCCTATTGGTTGGAGAGCGTCTATTTCCTGGCCAACGGTTACGGAGGTTTCTTTTAGGTTTGCATATACGCTTCGATACACACCATGTTGGATAATGATAATTTTTCCGTGCATGGGGATTGTGCTAACGGCGGTTACTTTTCCGGAAAAGATTGCTCGTATGGTCATGTCTTTGGAAGTAGAGATATAAACGCCGTTATTATTAACTTTACCGCCTGAGGCTACTTCATTTACGCCAAAGGTTTCTGTAATAACCCCTTTGTTACTGGGTAAAGGCCAAGGTAATTTCCCTTTATTTTTTTCAAATTGCTCTGAAAGAGGGTTCAATATATCTTTTTCATCTGCTTTTTTTGACTTAGCTATTTCTTCTCGAATTATTTTTTCGATAGCTTCCTGTACTTGAGCTAATGATTTTTGGTGTTCTCTAAGTTTTTCTCTGTATTCTCGTTCTTTTTTTCTTAATTCAAGGTATAAGTCATCTTTATCTTTTTTGGACTGAACTAATTTATCGGCTTCTTGCTTTCTTCTACCCAAAAGTTTTTCTTTTTGGGCTTTTTGGGTGTTAATTTCATCTTTTTTTTCATAAAGATAGTGTTGCGCACGCCTTAGTAGGGATATTTGCTGGCTTCGGTATTTGCTTACTTCTTTAAAATACATCATTCGGTAGTAAGCTTGTTTAAAACTTTCAGCACTTAAAATCCACAGTAAAATAGATAGGTTATTTTGGGTTTTATAGATGCGATAAGCCATTTTGCCATATTGTTCTCGAATTTTGATAATATCTTGCTCCATAGCTCCCACAACGGAATTGGTGCTGGCTATTTCTACGTCCATTCTGCCCATATCTAATTCAATATTAGAGATTAGGCGTTCCCGTAGGGAAATTTGTTTTTTGAGCAGTGCTATATCATTTAAAGATTGAGAACGGCTGTTACGTGTTTCGTTAATCAGTTGATTGGTAAGCGTAACCTCCTGCTCTATTCGTTCTCGCTCTTTTTCAAGAAGTTGTCTGTTTT
This genomic window from Bacteroidia bacterium contains:
- a CDS encoding response regulator transcription factor gives rise to the protein MKILIVEDEKELAQDIVKYLSGQNYVCEVAETYNQATDKISVYQYDCILLDLMLPDGSGLDLLELLKQQNKQDGVIIISAKNSIEDKVKGLQIGADDYLAKPFHHSELSARIHSIIRRKQFNSSNIIQQNEITIDLLAKTVKVNEFEISLTKKELDLLLFFIGNKNRVISKSALAEHLSGDIADMFDNHDFVYAHVKNLKKKLTEASYGNYIKTIYGTGYKWEA
- a CDS encoding peptidoglycan DD-metalloendopeptidase family protein; this encodes MVYRSSIALKWILYLYILGFEALLCPLGSFAQNISKNRQLLEKERERIEQEVTLTNQLINETRNSRSQSLNDIALLKKQISLRERLISNIELDMGRMDVEIASTNSVVGAMEQDIIKIREQYGKMAYRIYKTQNNLSILLWILSAESFKQAYYRMMYFKEVSKYRSQQISLLRRAQHYLYEKKDEINTQKAQKEKLLGRRKQEADKLVQSKKDKDDLYLELRKKEREYREKLREHQKSLAQVQEAIEKIIREEIAKSKKADEKDILNPLSEQFEKNKGKLPWPLPSNKGVITETFGVNEVASGGKVNNNGVYISTSKDMTIRAIFSGKVTAVSTIPMHGKIIIIQHGVYRSVYANLKETSVTVGQEIDALQPIGIVKTEYETGDTKLHFLLYKDKTPIDPMLWIAEKN
- a CDS encoding cation diffusion facilitator family transporter encodes the protein MSHEQTAIKATYFSILGNISLAIIKGLAGFFGNSYALIADAIESTTDIFSSFLVLFGLKYANKPADKDHPYGHGRAEPLITFLVVGFLITSATVIAYESIQNIGTPHDLPKFWTLFVLIPLIIWKEISFQIVMKKAKESNSSSLKADAWHHRSDAITSVAALIGISIALYFGKGYETADDWAALFASGFIFYNSYKIFRPALGEIMDEHLYDDLVEDIRKVSLTVEGVTGTEKCFIRKAGMKYHVDLHAIVNANITVKKGHEIAHKLKDTLRSEIPQLGHVLIHVEPNEYD
- a CDS encoding DUF3078 domain-containing protein, with amino-acid sequence MTTKIFLLATITSVSLTVFAQTTEKEKNLRTQSADTTQGWRKGGILAINLAQTSLTNWAAGGDNSISINSLLSVFANYKKEKSAWDNSLDLGYGLLKQGKNAKFIKTDDKIDLLSKYGRQAFSNHWYYAGLLNFKTQMTPGYNYPNDSIKISTLFAPAYIIGAIGLDYKPISYFSLFIAPITTKITLVNDQTLANAGSFGVEKATYDTLGNVLTKGKKSRIELGGYLRLIFSKNDFKNEFLKNVSFTTKLDLFSNYLYHPENIDISWETLIALKVNKYISVNLTTHLLYDNDINIIIDTNGDGKPDVLGPRTQFKEILGVGFSYKF